The genomic interval aaggactctgtaagctttagttttataatatacctatacctacattatagcctcgctagttaagtgctcatagcctaatctTTTACAATTctctaaaataatttattttaaaatattaaaaaagcgcgctattaaacctcttataagtatatcaatataagtaacggaattttttatagctaattaataatataatactaattaagctttataaaatacgcttaaggtttataaaaaaaggataggattagaggagcttatatttaaaaaaaactagattattcttttaaataagttattttttaataatactcttataaagcgttccctattataaaatataatctaaactataatactaaagtgcgcttttatttagtaaagtctttaagactatattaatataaaatcccttaatataaataacgttctagagctttagattataagttcccttttttttaagtctatttaggataccctttataatataaatattatatataataataagtagtataatagttcctaatttaatatagtttttattacttaataatatataactcttaagtttaaataagctcttattattaattaaatatattattttataactatttattaccgtattttaaaaaaggaagtaagtattacttataagagtactaaaaattacgtttatttttaagtcctaactctttataaatataataactacgtagccctcgttttagtttattaataagctcgctataagttagttagaggatctttttaaaaacttaagttTCTTAGGGGTTTTATTGTTCCTTAACTAACTAgctttcttaagcttattataaagtaatttctacttacttaatttaataatagcgaggacTTCCTTTACATAGCTCtttagtattcgtattaataatttattaatattttaatttataaatacctattttaatttttaatatactatagggcgctacgaatatatataattataagggtatataacgttactcttattatttatattattaactaagttagagcgtttagtaaaaataaaataagcccctctttaatttaaaaattatttagtatatacgttctaagttactaagctaaatatatatataatcttctTAAGggtccttatatatattttaaaagctattaattcgctaaaagttttatatatacgttagctttatataaagttaagtctaaacttaattataactaaaaagttaaatatagcaatctctttaataatttctaaaatattatatattttaacttagaaataagtaaattattactttttatattagtattaagggttaattctagtcctcgctttattaagggcttattaatactcctcTTAAACTacattccttattattagttcggGGGGTATAAATTCCTATtttagatatttaataattcgttatatattaaatttagtaccgttcttaatagctttttaaaatacgtatttatataatatagtattaactaattttactaattactaagtaaggactttaatatacgtattaataatattacgtttataaactataagttacttatatttagtattaagctcttattatttctaaatactcttaagtatataaatcctttttataaatataatatagggatagatttatttacgtaaagtaaatagtataactagctttataaaaagaaacccggcttcgttttataagttacttatatttaaaaaagttaaaaggttcgtactaagagttatatttaaaaactattaataaaggattttttagtttttttagtcgtttttaaacgccttataacgggcttaataagctcgtaattcttttttattataagtcgtaactaattatttaaattctaaaagtaaaataagcgctatagaagGGTTAAGAAATACGTTAGAATTTAGaatatttaagttaatatatttctaaaccttaatacccttatttatagtataaaatatattaaactatttaatttaactattatagctagttaatttagcttaagctaaagtaagtataagtaagtcggttattttaaaaaaattataagaattatattaataagtacgttattataatataagatcttaactaagagctaggcttataactattatgagttataatatataataataagtatatagagtataataaaagtagcttaattattaaaatagaaaaaaaaaaaaaggtttatatatacgatatctaagatagatacgtattttagtacgtaacgggcactttgtgaggtgcgattactatccctattacgtaataagaacTCAGCCTCGCCGTTGTGAGCGCCGTGAAGACCAACGTGCTCGCCACGGACGAGGTACTGGCCGTTGGGGATGGTCGAAGGGACGGTGAAGTGGACGTTGTCCTCGCCGTAGCTGCACCACGCGCCAGTACGGAGAGACTCGGCGTTGCCGGCCTTGCAGAGCAGGGACTGGGAGACCTTATACCAGGTCCCGGTGCCCTTATCGGAGGCCGCATTGCTGACCGGACTCATGTAGACCTGGGTGGGGCCGGGGTGAAGCATGCCGGTGCCACCGAAGGCCTGCTTGAGGCCAACCTTGTCGCCAGCCTTGACGGTGAAGACCTTTGCGGCCGCAGTGGCCCCCTTATTGCAGGAGAAATCGGCATCAGTCGGCGAAATAGAGCCCGAAGGGATATTTTTGAACTTGGTGGGCATGTAGCTGTTTTGATGCTTGCGGATGTAGGTGTTGTCACCACCCTGTTGAGCACCGTTGACGAGGAGCTTGTCAAACGTGTAGTGAGCAGAGGCCGAGGAGACCAAGCCAAGGACGGCGGAGAGAACAACAGTGGCCTTCATATCTGCGATTGGAGATACGCGGAAAAGAATGGAATGACTTCAAGTCAGGTAAAGAGTGAATGATAAAGAGAGAGTAGGAAGAAGAATGATAGGATAGTCACGTTGGTGTGCTGTGCTGAGTTTAGAAGCCTGTAGATGCGATCAGCACATGCCTTATATAATGTTGAGTAGAAGTATTAACCAtagcacacacacacgcacaaGTAAATCAAAATTTGGTTCACGAAGTTGAGGCTAGACATGCTTGTGGAGCTTAGCAGCAGGATGTAGGCGCCCATTCCGAGCCAAGAGTTCGGTTTAGATTGCCAACAGAAAGCGGCAAACGCTAGAGCTCGGATGAAATCCCTGCTTTAGACAAAAGCTCTAGCAAAATCCTCCAAACACGCTACGGTAAGCATAAACGACCTGCTCGGGATCGATTTTGTGGAGAAAGCGAGGGAAACCCCTGAGCGCCGATGTGGCCTTCAACATGGGTTGGTTGAGATTGCATCTATAGCACTGACGAAGGGACTTGTGATTCAGTCACTTCGTCAGCGGACACACGAGAACGGTAGGAATCAGCAAGTGCCCATAGGATTCACTTTGTAGGATGATATGGAAGCCACTATCGCTGCGTCCAGAACGCGCAGGACTGTAAACTTGGAAAAGAAGTTTCATCGCAGCTCTGATGTGACCCTGGCGATAACACAATGGCCAAGCCCCTAGTAATTCAATCCCCAAAGGTTCAGAGACAGTGCTACGGTCACTGACGAGCTGGAAGGGACGTTATGGAGTCCACTTCCCATCCAGGAATTAGGCCTGGACAGAATTCTTGGTGACGCCCCCTAAAATACCTAGGTGGCCATTCCCGTCCTATGCTTCTGATCCTTGCGATTGGAAGAGGGTCATATACCGTACCTCGATACACAAATGGCAAGCGAATGGTGGCTAGTTTCAGCGCCTTGTTGTGTTTTCCTCCGTCATCTAGAGCAACTTGACAGCAACAAGCATCTATTGGAGTTGATGTCAGATGATATGTATTGTACGCAAGCTAAAAGTTCTAGAGACTCCAGATAAACCAGGGAAGTCTCCTGCCCGGAACCGAGCGCTAGCTCATGTATCATCGAATCTGCAAATTGAATCATAATATCCGGTCATGCGATTGGAGTTGCTGGGCGCGAATGGTAAACGGAGTACATTTATGATGGGCCACGGCGTTGACCTTTGAGTTGAAAACCGGGCTCGTATCTCAAACTAGAGCGATCAAATTTCTTGATCAAATTCTTTGACCCTTATGAAACGTTTGAAGCTCAAATAATTAAATGAATGTAACCCTTAATTGATGCGGAAAAGAGTCATCGCGCATGCGAACCTCTCGCGCCTCGGAACAGCCTGAGTTTCGGGGAGTGGGAAACACAGATGATGGTTTGTTAACGGGAGTCGATAGGATCTTACAAGGCGTGTCTGACCAAGCGAGGACCTTTCATTTGGAAATAAGCCCAGTGATAGGTCCGTTTCTATGCCAGAGCCTCGAATACGGAAACAGGTGGCACGGCTGAGAAGTTCACAGAGGATGGAGGGCTCTGCGGGAGAGACGCAGGATGGACGCCGCTCCAGGGCTGTTAAAAGCGGCTAAAGTGCTCGGAAGACCCTAAGTATCTGATGTTGGCGGGGACCTAGGGAAAGCCGTTAAAAGTCGCGAACGGTTCGGACTATTCGTAAAGGCTCGTCAATCCTCGGCACCTATCCACAAAGTAAGGAGTCGGCATGATCCGCTCTATAGGTGAAACCTGGGGCTTGAAATCGAACCACCTAGTGCCTCTAGCAGATTTAGTAGCAGTTGTGATTTGACGACATGGCTGTTCTAATACGTGACCAATGTTTTTATCCCTTCAAGGCCATGCCGAGTGCGACAGGGTAGCAGTGCCAGGCCACCATATATTGTTTTCCAGGGCTTATTATGTCAGAATTAGTCAATGTAGCATTTTAGTCGAGACCAGATGTTTTTCTAGTTTCGGCATGCCATGTAAAGTTTTGTTCCTGCTTAAGCCGCTAGATTCTTTGGCTAATTGTGATCAACTTGATGGTTGGCATTGAGAACGCAGTAGAGCATACTCCCAAAGCATCTGGAAACAGAGAAGAACCCCAGATCACTTGAGATGGCGCTGCCAACTTTGGCGATTTCCAATCGTTGCATCCAAGCCGCTAGCATCCTCATAAGGACTCTATAAGGTATTCAGAGCATGCAGCTCAATCTAGAAACCACTTGACGCACCAGGGTTTTATTCGCAAACAAATGACTCCCAACTGTCAACATCTGACCCTACAAGCTTGGCCGTACGAGGCCATCGGCATAGCCTTTTGGTTCTATCGCTTCCATCTGCGGGCGATGTTCCCGAAAGGGCTTCAGGATCCTTCTTCTGCTCCACCCACTCGACTAAGGCTTCGAGGGAGTTCTGTTTCCCGGGAACGTGAGTATAACTCGAGGCACCTCCGCAATGGCCACCACCTACATAAAGAACCTCATTAATCGCGCGCTCAAGGAAAGCCACATAATGGCGGCTACCAATCTAAACTTACCTGGAACCATAAATAAAGATAACCACTCATCTCGATCGCCACCTGTCACCTGACTGATCTCTTTCAAATGATCAATGGGCCAGGTTGCCGCATTGAAAGGGTCGGCCCATCCTTGCGTTACAAGAAGCTTTCCTCCCCTGTTCTTGAAGGAAGTCAGGTTGGGACTGACGGAGTCAATCAAGCTTCCAACCTTGAGATCCAGCGCATCCACATCGCTAGCCCAGTCGAATGTGCTGCCATTGTAATTCAAGTCGTCGAATACCATGTTTTGCaggagaggaagagagaaCGAAAGGGACAAACGACCCTCCTGCATCATCCATTCCGACTCACTGCCCAGACCAAACCCAGGGTAGATGCTGGTATTGCTCAGGGAATGGCGGGGTCCCGCGTATATATTCTTGGCAGCTGTGAGTTGTTCAGATGTCAAACAATGTGACGAGTTAGTAGCGGGCGTCGTGCAAGCGAGCTTGTCCAAGTCAAATGTGCATGCAAGTGGATTCTCGAGGACTCGGTCCTCAACACCGTCTAGCGTGTCGCACTTGTCTAACACGGCATTTGCGATCAAGTCGAGTGATCCTTGTGGCAAGAACGAAGCACCCTGAGAGGTGTTAGCAGTAACTACTGAATTTCATCCTGGGCCGAGAGATATAACATCATGCCCTTCAAGAGCAGGCATAGACTTAGAACAGCATGAACTTACCAGAGTCACCTGCTGGTTCCACAGAAAGGACAGCGCCAGATGCGAGTACCAATTACCCGGACAGCCGGCAACAATGCCGTCGAATAGCTGAGGGTGATACTGAGCAAGTGCAAAGCCTTGGGCTCCACCGGTCGAACATCCCTTGTAATAGGTATGTTGCGGAGACTTTTCATAGTAAAACGTTGCGATTTCTTTCGCTACAGGCGTGAAGAGCGCGATAGAATTGCGGATCCATGCAAGGACTTGATTCTGGTCGTGAAGGAACGGCAAGTAGATGCCACCTGGGTATGCATCGCCGTCGTTATTATCTGAAGCAAGATGACCGCTGTCCCCCCCCGAAGTTGCGAAGCCCTTGTTGACGTTTTCTAGCATTGAGGCATAGTCGATTCGACCAGCCAAGCCGCCATTGCCTGTCCACTTATTAACCAAGATCCCGGATCTACTAAATGATCTTGCAGCCTACCGACAGCTAGGAACTTGTCATTATACGCGATGCTTTCTGGAAGCCAGACTtcaaaaaagatattattgTTTACCGGGTATGGAACGCTGCCGTTGACACGACAGAATGCGACTTGGTTGAAAGTTCCAGATACGTTGAGCGAGTGAGTCGGTATGGAGCTTGTCGTAATTACTCCGATGTTGCTAGCGAGAGATGCGATCAAGGTCGGTAATGAGTCGCATTGTGTGCTAAAATTCGCCTTTGCCACGCTCGTAGTAGGCAGAAGCCATAACGCCAAAGTCATTGCGGATAGCATGATGCCAATTATGAATTTACTGTCCCGTTGTTCTCTACGGACAGTCGGTCTGGAACACCTTGAAAGACTATGCGCATCTTTTAAAGATATGACAACGCGccagggcggcggcggtacTTTGCCATCGTCATTGCATGTGGAGCTGCCAGACTCATTTGCCGGCATCTTCATCCGCTGATCGGGACATGGATCCATCTCTTCATCGAAGAAAGTATCAACTCGACCGAGTATCTGGGACCTCTTTCGGCCTCGGCGCCGAAGTTGGTGATGGACTATGGACGAGGACGAGAGGGGCTGTGATGGAAATCTGTACCAAAAGATGTTGACT from Colletotrichum lupini chromosome 2, complete sequence carries:
- a CDS encoding fungal cellulose binding domain-containing protein: MKATVVLSAVLGLVSSASAHYTFDKLLVNGAQQGGDNTYIRKHQNSYMPTKFKNIPSGSISPTDADFSCNKGATAAAKVFTVKAGDKVGLKQAFGGTGMLHPGPTQVYMSPVSNAASDKGTGTWYKVSQSLLCKAGNAESLRTGAWCSYGEDNVHFTVPSTIPNGQYLVRGEHVGLHGAHNGEAEFLLP
- a CDS encoding tannase and feruloyl esterase — encoded protein: MKMPANESGSSTCNDDGKVPPPPWRVVISLKDAHSLSRCSRPTVRREQRDSKFIIGIMLSAMTLALWLLPTTSVAKANFSTQCDSLPTLIASLASNIGVITTSSIPTHSLNVSGTFNQVAFCRVNGSVPYPVNNNIFFEVWLPESIAYNDKFLAVGNGGLAGRIDYASMLENVNKGFATSGGDSGHLASDNNDGDAYPGGIYLPFLHDQNQVLAWIRNSIALFTPVAKEIATFYYEKSPQHTYYKGCSTGGAQGFALAQYHPQLFDGIVAGCPGNWYSHLALSFLWNQQVTLGASFLPQGSLDLIANAVLDKCDTLDGVEDRVLENPLACTFDLDKLACTTPATNSSHCLTSEQLTAAKNIYAGPRHSLSNTSIYPGFGLGSESEWMMQEGRLSLSFSLPLLQNMVFDDLNYNGSTFDWASDVDALDLKVGSLIDSVSPNLTSFKNRGGKLLVTQGWADPFNAATWPIDHLKEISQVTGGDRDEWLSLFMVPGKFRLVAAIMWLSLSARLMRFFM